The genomic window CAGACATTTATGGAGATGGCAAACCTTTCTGATACATTATCTCTCAGAAGGCTCTTTGAGAGTCTTGAACTTCTGACAGAAGAAGGGATTGCTAAAAATGCGACTGCTCTATTCTTTGGCCGAGAGCCAGAACGCAAATTTCCTCATGCCGTTATAAGATGTCTCCGCTTCAAGGGGCTTGATAAGGTACATATCATAGATGATAAAACGTTTGGTGGCCCTTTGTATCAGCAATATCTTAACGCGCTTTCATGGATTGAGAGTAAACTTGAAGTAGAGTATATCATTAAAGGAACAGGCCCTCGTCAGGAAATATGGGAAATTCCTCTTGATGTCTTCAAGGAGTCCATCATGAACGCTATTTGTCATCGAGATCTATATGAAGAAGGGGGAACGATTATGGTAGAGATTTATGATGACCGGGTTGAAATATCCAATCCCGGAGGATTATTACCTGTTGTTGCCGCAGACTTTGGACAAAAGAGTATGAGTAGAAATCCGCTTATATTCGGACTCTTTACCAGAATGCACGTTGTCGAGAAAGTTGGTTCTGGCGTTCCCCGTATGCGTAGGCTGATGAAAGACGCCGGATTGCCGGAACCCAAATTCAGTACTCAAGGCATCTTTACGGTTACGTTCATGAAGCGAGTGATGGCTAAGAGTGTCAATAGTGGCACATTAAATGGCACATTAAATGGCACATTAAATGGTACAGAACAATTAGTGCTGGAACAAATAAGGACTACTCCTGGTGTCTCAGCGAATGAATTGATTCAACGTACAAACAAAAGCATTAGAACCATACGTAGAATAGTAAAAAGCCTTATAGATAAGGGTTTGATAGAGTATCGTGGTGCTAAGAAAACCGGAGGGTACTATATAAATGATTGATAATAATCGATAAAGAATTAACTAATTTTATGAATACCTTTGAACGTTGGCTTGATAATAATTGCGATAACTTGAGCGATAATGCCGTAGGACTATTTAGAGATTCTCTTCGCTGTTTTAAAAATAACATCACTCGTCCGGCATACTTATTGGCATATCAAGGGATGTTACTAACTCTTAGGAATAAAATTCTTATGGGTAAAAAGCCTAACGGATTTATGGAGCAGGAATGGGAAAATATCTGCAAGGAAATAAGATCCGATGGAATTTGGGATGAGCGAACATATGATAGGGTCGTACAAAGAGCTAAGGCCGATGGCTCAAAACCTGCGATATTGAATATGTCTCAATTTGTTAGAGATCAATTTCAATATTGGAGAAAATTGAGAAATGTATGCGCCCATTATAAAGAGTTTGATTTCAAATTAGCGCATGTTCTTACCTTATACGCTTTTATCTCCTCATACTTGATGAAAATAAGTATTGAAGGAGGTGCAGCTTCGCTATTAGCTGAGTTTAAGGATTATTGTGACCCATCAAAATATTCACCTACGACTTCTCTGAATCCTCTTATTTCAAAAATTTCAGACATGGTGGATGAGGAAGAAACGGAGGGCTTTATAGATTCTGTTGTGCATATCGTCGCAAGGTCTCATAATAGAAATTCCAATGAATTTCTAAAAACTCTTTTATTCTTGGATGGGGATAGTAATAGGAATGTTCGTGAGGCTGCATATAATTTCATTACATCAGATATTGAGCGTCGAAATAGTTTTATAGAAATAAACCCTGAATTAGTTGGGTTCCTACTTACAACTCCAGTGGATGTCCGAGAATATTGGAGGAAGTTTCTTAGGTATTCTCCGTACGCACATAAAATTGCGACCTCTCTAATTGAAAGTGGCTTAGTCCCAACAGAGGAGATTGACGAACTATTTGAGAAACTACTTGTGGGGGGATATGAATCAAATAGAAATTTAGACAATGTAGATAAAAAAGCGTTAGGTATATTAGAGCGGAATGGATATTTTGATTTATTCTTTAAATATTATGTAGACGAGTCTCATATAAAAAGAAGTTGTCAGGATGTTTGCTATAAGACAAATTTTTATATGAGTCACTTGCAGTATTTGAAGTTGGATATAGAGCTTATCAAGAAAATAATTGATTTGTTCTCTGAATTACCTTATCCTTATACGCTTAGAGATCGAGTTCGCGATGAGTTATGGGCTGATGATGGGTTCAAAAATAATTTTATTACAATAGCAAAAGAGAACGGAATTGCTATTCCTGAGAATTTTCTGCAATAAAATTTGATGAACTTCCAAAGGTCATCATTTATGAGGAATCATGTCGTAAAAATGTCATCAATGTAAAAATGAGTCAATAAAGATTGGCGATATTCAAGATTGGATAAAACTATATAAAGAAGTAAAGCCCCCGATAATCTAAGTGCAGATTATCGGGAGTGGTGTTTATGCTGTTGTTATCTGTATGTCGGAGGGTAGTTGTCTTAGGAAGAAAAGTCTGGCATATCCCGTAAATCCTTTGTAAATTCAGTTATGTCCAACAGGTCATATAGTAATTCCTGGCGGTATTCTCTTGAAATGTTTATTTCATCCAACTATCTCAATATTTTAATTCAAAATTCGCGTAATAAGTCAGTAAAGCTATATAAACCTATATTTTATTATTTCTATGGAATATGAGTTCACCCACGGTTTTTCTATCGGTCCAATAATGTCCTTCTAATTTGGTATTATTATCAACAATATTTAAACGAGCTGCGCCATAATGTATAGGGCTATGATTGCGATGTGTGATGGATGGCTGATTATAATAAGAATATATTACTTCATTTTCATCTCGCGATTCATCAATATTAAATGACGCAGAACAACTTCGACTGATACTCTCATCTGTTGTTATAGTAAATTGGATGTGAAAAAGAGATTGTCGAATAATTAATTTTATAGTCTTTTCGCCTTCCTGACCTTTCCAATTATATCTTAAAATGCCGTCCCATTCTCCACCCAGGTATGGGATTGGAATAATAAATCTAAAGATTTTACATCTCCACAAGCGCTTAATGAATATGGTAAATAAGAGTAACGATAAAGTTACAGTTTTACCAAGAGCATTCCATATTTCGGTAAGGGTAATATTNTTCCATGGGAATAAGAAAAGAATGAATAGTACAATCACGACTATGACTGCACACCACACTATACTTCGATAATTTACTTGTACCATTTTAGTTGTATTGCAAGAAGATCCACAGATTATACATAAACTCCCNGACATCTTTATGGGTCCACTTGTGTCCATACATTAGATAAAGACATTCTGATGGTTCTACCCATCCTTTCCAGGCCTCACTATCATCAGAACACCCATTCCAGAAATAANATATGAAATCGCGTATAATTGTGTTCCAGTCGTAGGACGAATACGATAATAGATATTTTGCATTGGGATAATTATAAACAAGTCCCTCGATAAGGAAAGATGTGACATTATCATTTTTGTAATGGCTTGAATCCTCCATCTTTCTTTTTAAATTCTTAATAATCCTTACCAGACGCTTGTATCTACGTAGGGTGATATTGTTTTTNTGCTTGCCGTTATTTAAGTGTTGTTTGGGATAATTGATGACACGTTGATTATCGTCCGAGAATAAAAGTACCCCCTCTTTATTAGTACCCCATCTATCTGTAAATCTCAAATATCTCCAAGTTGGAACTACATCGATTTCAGCTCGATACGAGTTCCCATTTACATGAATGCATTTATTTTTCCTTACAACATCTACACTACC from Clostridiales bacterium includes these protein-coding regions:
- a CDS encoding nucleotidyltransferase; this translates as MARYSHEQLMAMSRPASDTEEAKMENARNAILKALSNSTILSSNAYEVFGQGSYANNTNIRNNSDIDINVCYTSAYYFDLPVNVTRQELGLNNPPQYSYQSFKNDIEKMLVQYFGSVDVVRKNKCIHVNGNSYRAEIDVVPTWRYLRFTDRWGTNKEGVLLFSDDNQRVINYPKQHLNNGKXKNNITLRRYKRLVRIIKNLKRKMEDSSHYKNDNVTSFLIEGLVYNYPNAKYLLSYSSYDWNTIIRDFIXYFWNGCSDDSEAWKGWVEPSECLYLMYGHKWTHKDVXEFMYNLWIFLQYN
- a CDS encoding winged helix-turn-helix transcriptional regulator, producing the protein QTFMEMANLSDTLSLRRLFESLELLTEEGIAKNATALFFGREPERKFPHAVIRCLRFKGLDKVHIIDDKTFGGPLYQQYLNALSWIESKLEVEYIIKGTGPRQEIWEIPLDVFKESIMNAICHRDLYEEGGTIMVEIYDDRVEISNPGGLLPVVAADFGQKSMSRNPLIFGLFTRMHVVEKVGSGVPRMRRLMKDAGLPEPKFSTQGIFTVTFMKRVMAKSVNSGTLNGTLNGTLNGTEQLVLEQIRTTPGVSANELIQRTNKSIRTIRRIVKSLIDKGLIEYRGAKKTGGYYIND